One genomic segment of Aquipluma nitroreducens includes these proteins:
- a CDS encoding Gfo/Idh/MocA family protein, which produces MNTRRSFIKTVSTGTALSTLTFSTVGATASRLISENLSGEKPIRIGIIGAENSHTVGYGKLFNIDKKFPGVELKYVWGETEEFAKESMTKGQIPYMVKDPLEMLGKIDALIVDHRHAKYHLKAAEPFVKAGIPTFIDKPFCYTVAEGKEFLEMAREAGTPVSSYSTIAHTDSTFDIVDQIKSLGEFNNIIRNGPADIESPYGGIFFYGVHLVQPLMYMFGEDIKVVKINKYGKKAGAVLIFESGLQANLVFNTLHYGWETYVETKKGIVELKSRVQESVPERCYRDMVEMFRTGKEPLSHESILKPIAVLEAMEKSVSSEKWEEVKM; this is translated from the coding sequence ATGAACACTCGAAGATCATTTATAAAAACTGTGAGTACGGGGACTGCCCTTTCTACCCTGACATTTTCAACTGTTGGAGCCACTGCTTCCCGCCTGATTTCTGAAAATCTTTCCGGAGAAAAACCCATTCGTATTGGCATTATTGGTGCCGAGAATTCGCATACGGTCGGATATGGAAAGCTTTTCAATATCGATAAAAAATTTCCGGGAGTAGAGCTTAAATATGTATGGGGCGAAACGGAAGAGTTTGCAAAAGAGTCTATGACCAAAGGCCAAATCCCATATATGGTGAAAGATCCGTTAGAAATGCTTGGAAAGATCGACGCACTGATTGTCGACCACCGGCACGCCAAATATCATTTAAAAGCAGCAGAACCATTTGTAAAAGCAGGTATCCCAACCTTCATTGACAAACCTTTTTGTTACACGGTTGCTGAAGGAAAAGAATTTCTGGAAATGGCCCGGGAAGCTGGCACTCCGGTTTCATCATACAGCACCATTGCACATACAGATTCGACATTCGATATAGTTGATCAGATAAAGTCGCTTGGCGAATTCAACAATATTATACGCAATGGCCCGGCTGATATTGAATCTCCCTATGGTGGAATATTCTTTTACGGTGTGCATCTGGTACAACCGCTGATGTATATGTTTGGCGAAGATATCAAAGTGGTAAAAATCAATAAATATGGGAAAAAAGCAGGAGCTGTTCTGATTTTTGAAAGTGGTTTACAGGCCAATCTGGTGTTCAATACGCTTCACTACGGTTGGGAAACATATGTGGAAACAAAAAAAGGAATTGTTGAACTCAAATCAAGGGTTCAGGAATCCGTACCTGAAAGATGTTACCGCGATATGGTCGAAATGTTCCGTACCGGAAAAGAGCCACTCAGCCATGAAAGTATCTTAAAACCGATAGCAGTACTCGAAGCAATGGAAAAATCAGTTTCAAGTGAAAAATGGGAAGAGGTAAAAATGTGA
- the nagA gene encoding N-acetylglucosamine-6-phosphate deacetylase, whose amino-acid sequence MNYSFPHKIQQSIVLYLILTMNVSFAQTKIEGLLYLNKKPVSVEIKDGNIISVQQIDKYTDESNPVYIAPGLIDLQINGYMGIDFSDQNLNTEGIRKAVKALWKQGVTSFLPTLITADQEHLRNSFSILAKALDDEEIGLSVPGFHLEGPYISPEKGFRGAHLEKYIRKPDWNEFQELQKAAHNGIKLITVAPEIEGAISFIQKCSREGIVVSLGHHNGNAQQIKLATDAGASLSTHLGNGCANLIDRHNNPLWPQLADDRLSVSLIVDGFHLNQEEVQCFYKIKGINRTILISDALDLAGLEPGEYTRWERTVVLTPDVVKFPAENVLAGAASPITAGVSNMMNFTQCSLADAIQMASTNPARLIGLKNLGEIKPGMRADLIVFKMENSKIVIQKTIVAGKVVYSNH is encoded by the coding sequence ATGAATTACTCTTTTCCACATAAAATCCAGCAATCAATTGTTTTATACTTAATACTGACAATGAACGTTTCCTTTGCCCAGACCAAAATTGAAGGCTTGTTATACCTCAACAAAAAACCTGTTTCCGTAGAGATAAAAGACGGAAATATCATTAGTGTGCAGCAAATCGATAAATATACCGACGAAAGTAATCCGGTTTACATTGCACCAGGACTGATTGATCTTCAAATCAATGGATACATGGGTATCGATTTCTCAGATCAGAATTTAAATACTGAAGGAATAAGAAAAGCTGTAAAAGCCCTTTGGAAGCAAGGAGTGACGTCCTTTCTACCTACTTTGATTACAGCTGATCAGGAACATCTCAGAAATAGTTTTTCGATTCTTGCAAAGGCATTGGATGATGAAGAAATTGGCCTGTCAGTCCCTGGATTCCATCTCGAAGGGCCATACATCTCTCCTGAAAAGGGATTTCGCGGGGCACATCTGGAAAAATACATCAGAAAGCCTGACTGGAATGAATTTCAGGAATTACAGAAAGCTGCGCACAATGGCATTAAACTAATTACTGTTGCTCCTGAAATAGAAGGAGCTATTTCGTTTATTCAAAAATGCAGTCGTGAAGGAATTGTTGTTTCACTTGGACATCACAATGGAAATGCACAGCAAATTAAACTGGCAACAGATGCCGGAGCCTCCCTGTCTACTCATTTGGGCAATGGTTGTGCAAACCTGATCGACCGTCACAATAATCCTCTATGGCCGCAACTTGCCGACGATCGTCTATCGGTAAGTCTTATTGTTGACGGATTTCATTTGAATCAGGAAGAGGTACAATGTTTTTACAAAATCAAAGGAATCAACCGCACTATATTGATTTCAGACGCACTCGATCTTGCAGGACTTGAACCCGGAGAATACACCAGATGGGAAAGAACTGTGGTTTTAACTCCTGATGTTGTGAAATTTCCGGCAGAAAATGTGTTGGCTGGAGCTGCCTCTCCCATTACCGCCGGTGTATCAAATATGATGAATTTCACACAATGCAGTCTCGCCGATGCCATTCAAATGGCCAGTACCAATCCGGCCAGGCTAATTGGGTTGAAAAACCTTGGGGAAATTAAGCCAGGGATGCGGGCTGATTTAATTGTATTTAAAATGGAAAACTCGAAAATTGTTATTCAGAAAACCATTGTTGCCGGCAAAGTAGTTTATTCAAACCATTAA
- a CDS encoding MFS transporter, translated as MNMKEQTQSIGNYRYRILALVFMATTINYFDRSIVGVMAPTLQKLFDWTNKDYAAIMVSFKIAYGIGLLFMGSIIDRLGTKIGYTISIVVWSIFGMLHAVIRPAFSLIGFITARFGLGIGESGNFPAAIKTVAEWFPKKDRAFANGIFDASTSVGAILAPFIVGAIVSLEGDNWQIPFLITGALSALWVFLWMRTYQKPEEHPKLSKEELAYINSDSEEETTEKIPWLKLLPKRETWAFSLTTLTDGVWWFYLFWGAKFLAEQFGVDIKNIGLPFLIIFLMADAGSLLGGYSSGALIKKGWSINKARKITMLVCAIIILPVSLVPVITSKWIAVFLIGLAAAGHQSWSINGYTLVPDVFPKKAIASVIGIGKMIGVAVAIIADIALGAVLDTAGNSGYFWAFMIAGFSYILILGFVHLLMPKMTPLDDNLNYINNK; from the coding sequence ATGAATATGAAAGAACAAACCCAAAGTATTGGAAATTATCGTTATCGAATTCTGGCACTGGTATTTATGGCCACTACGATTAATTATTTTGACCGTAGTATTGTTGGTGTAATGGCCCCAACCTTGCAAAAACTTTTCGACTGGACAAATAAAGACTATGCGGCGATCATGGTCTCCTTCAAAATTGCCTATGGTATAGGATTGCTGTTCATGGGAAGCATTATTGACCGGCTTGGCACCAAGATAGGATATACTATTTCAATTGTAGTCTGGAGCATATTCGGAATGCTGCATGCTGTAATCAGGCCGGCTTTCAGTTTAATTGGATTTATTACGGCCCGGTTCGGACTTGGAATTGGCGAGTCGGGAAATTTTCCTGCCGCAATTAAAACTGTAGCAGAGTGGTTCCCCAAAAAGGATCGGGCTTTTGCCAACGGCATTTTTGATGCATCAACCAGCGTTGGGGCAATTTTAGCCCCGTTCATTGTTGGAGCCATTGTTTCCCTCGAAGGAGATAACTGGCAAATACCTTTTCTTATTACAGGTGCGCTTAGTGCTTTGTGGGTATTTTTATGGATGAGAACCTATCAAAAACCGGAAGAACATCCAAAATTATCAAAAGAGGAGTTAGCCTATATTAACAGCGATTCTGAAGAGGAGACAACAGAAAAAATTCCCTGGTTAAAATTATTACCAAAGAGGGAGACCTGGGCTTTCTCATTAACTACACTAACTGATGGCGTTTGGTGGTTTTATCTTTTCTGGGGTGCGAAATTTCTTGCAGAACAGTTTGGAGTAGACATTAAAAACATAGGACTTCCTTTTCTGATTATTTTCCTGATGGCTGACGCAGGGAGTCTGCTTGGGGGGTATTCCTCTGGTGCATTAATAAAAAAAGGCTGGTCAATCAATAAGGCCAGAAAAATAACCATGCTGGTTTGTGCCATTATTATTTTACCAGTAAGCTTGGTACCGGTTATTACAAGCAAATGGATAGCAGTCTTTTTAATTGGTCTTGCTGCTGCAGGACATCAGTCATGGTCAATCAATGGCTATACGTTGGTTCCGGATGTTTTTCCCAAGAAAGCAATCGCTTCTGTGATAGGAATAGGAAAAATGATTGGGGTGGCAGTCGCGATAATTGCGGATATTGCCTTAGGGGCAGTACTTGATACCGCCGGTAATTCAGGCTATTTCTGGGCATTCATGATCGCAGGGTTCTCTTATATCCTCATCTTGGGATTTGTACATCTGTTGATGCCAAAGATGACCCCATTGGATGACAATTTGAATTATATAAATAATAAATAA
- a CDS encoding glucosamine-6-phosphate deaminase gives MEIVILKNKQALGEIAAHRGAELIRKAILDGGMANIIVATGASQFEMLNELVKEDVDWSKVTAFHLDEYIGISEMHPASFRKYLKERFVDIVSPKMFHYVNGEINPDEECKILGNLISKHPIDVAFVGIGENSHLAFNDPPADFETEEAYLVVTLNEACRRQQLGEGWFPTISDVPEKAISMSIKQIMKSKAIICCVPDLRKAEAVKKTVEGSILPAIPASIMRCHEVVWLYLDKDSASMLS, from the coding sequence ATGGAAATTGTAATTTTAAAAAACAAGCAAGCTCTTGGTGAAATAGCCGCCCATAGGGGTGCAGAATTGATTCGTAAAGCTATCCTCGACGGGGGCATGGCCAACATCATTGTTGCTACAGGTGCATCGCAGTTCGAAATGCTAAACGAGTTGGTAAAAGAGGATGTTGACTGGTCGAAAGTCACTGCTTTTCACCTGGATGAATACATCGGCATTTCTGAAATGCACCCTGCATCATTTCGGAAATATCTAAAAGAACGATTTGTAGATATTGTATCCCCGAAAATGTTTCACTATGTAAATGGAGAAATTAATCCGGATGAAGAGTGCAAAATCCTGGGAAATCTAATCAGCAAACATCCAATTGACGTAGCTTTTGTGGGAATTGGCGAAAACAGTCATTTAGCATTCAATGATCCACCAGCTGATTTCGAAACGGAAGAAGCCTATCTTGTGGTGACATTGAACGAAGCCTGTCGCCGCCAGCAATTGGGTGAAGGTTGGTTTCCCACAATTAGCGATGTTCCTGAAAAGGCAATCAGTATGTCTATCAAGCAGATCATGAAATCGAAAGCCATTATCTGTTGTGTCCCCGATTTACGAAAGGCAGAGGCGGTCAAAAAAACGGTTGAAGGTTCAATTTTACCAGCAATTCCTGCATCGATCATGCGGTGCCATGAGGTTGTATGGCTTTATCTTGATAAAGATTCAGCCTCGATGCTATCCTGA
- a CDS encoding acyltransferase family protein, with translation MASSNSYKSDVLSVNATEASLDKNGLEKVIGMGVRLASLDFYRGLVMVLLMLEASGLYDHIFNMTTPGSFLHSIANQFKHYPWHGLHFWDLIQPAFMFIAGTAMAFSLTRQMTMGRSWNQQAKHAFKRSWWLFFWGVFDYAVRGDHLSFELWDVLTQLSFTMLVAFLVFRWKAGSQILLSIGLLILTEFLYRFIQIPGFDQPFTDQHNFGNYIDLILMNKINSGGWVAINCIPTAAHTIWGLVAGKWLLTKPDNKSKIAPVIILGALALLVGYGLDIAGITPIIKKIATSSFTLVSGGYCLLALAFLYFWIDVMKHTRFLPFFTIVGMNSIFIYLFFEIVVNRWLSDYINTIVNGVISPIGISQAAIAIIGALAIFMVEWYLCFWLYKKKIFFKL, from the coding sequence ATGGCTTCATCTAATAGTTATAAATCGGATGTCCTTTCAGTAAATGCTACCGAAGCATCTCTTGATAAAAATGGATTAGAAAAAGTGATTGGAATGGGTGTTCGGCTCGCTTCACTGGATTTCTACAGAGGACTGGTGATGGTGCTTCTAATGCTTGAAGCCTCGGGCTTATACGATCATATATTCAATATGACCACGCCGGGTTCTTTTTTACATTCGATAGCCAATCAATTTAAGCATTATCCCTGGCATGGATTACATTTCTGGGATTTGATACAACCAGCTTTCATGTTTATTGCCGGTACTGCCATGGCTTTCTCACTTACCAGGCAAATGACAATGGGACGTTCGTGGAATCAACAGGCTAAACATGCTTTTAAACGGAGCTGGTGGTTGTTTTTTTGGGGTGTGTTTGATTATGCTGTACGAGGAGATCATTTATCCTTCGAACTTTGGGATGTATTAACACAATTATCTTTTACCATGCTGGTGGCATTTCTCGTTTTTCGCTGGAAGGCTGGTTCCCAGATACTTTTGAGTATTGGTTTATTAATACTGACTGAATTTTTGTATCGGTTTATACAAATCCCCGGTTTTGATCAACCTTTTACCGATCAGCATAATTTTGGTAATTATATTGATCTGATATTAATGAATAAGATCAATTCCGGAGGATGGGTTGCTATAAATTGTATCCCCACCGCCGCACACACAATATGGGGCCTGGTAGCCGGGAAATGGCTGCTTACTAAGCCCGATAATAAAAGCAAAATTGCCCCTGTTATTATTCTTGGAGCACTTGCTTTGTTGGTAGGTTATGGCCTCGACATTGCAGGTATCACCCCAATTATTAAAAAAATTGCAACTTCTTCTTTTACACTTGTTTCCGGCGGCTATTGCTTGCTGGCATTGGCGTTTCTTTATTTTTGGATTGATGTAATGAAACATACCCGGTTTCTTCCTTTTTTTACTATTGTTGGAATGAACTCTATTTTTATTTATCTATTCTTCGAAATCGTGGTAAATCGATGGCTTTCCGATTATATCAATACGATTGTAAATGGTGTTATATCGCCAATTGGCATATCACAAGCAGCAATTGCAATCATTGGTGCACTTGCAATATTTATGGTTGAATGGTATTTGTGTTTCTGGCTCTATAAAAAGAAGATATTCTTTAAGTTATAA
- a CDS encoding Gfo/Idh/MocA family protein: MKNNRRDFLKITGLTGISLVGSRLFGNTAGLSSDMHESQDSGIQRFNMCGYSAPKINTVRVGFIGLGQRGPEHLKNMTKMEGVEIKALCDIRPEVVDSAKKSIEGSIHNPAIYTGNEEEWKKLCDRKDIDLVFIATPWDMHTPMAVYAMEQGKHVCLEVPAAVTIEECWQLVDTSERTHKHCMMMENCCYDFFELLTLNMARQGYFGEIVHAEGAYIHNLLNLNFNKNAYWKMWRLKENDKRNGNLYPTHGLGPVCQVMNINRGDKMDYMVSISGNDFMMSETAKELAAKDDFYKPFVNETYRGNMNTTSIRTNKGKTIMIQHDVTSPNIYSRIHKISGTKGSALKYPVPGRIANGGEDWLSEQEVKALGEKYQPEIVKKVGELAKEVGGHGGMDFLMDWRTIDCLRNGLPFDQDVYDAALWSVIAPLSEQSVAHRSSSVDIPDFTRGSWKTNKAIDILLDKGGDTKVKL; encoded by the coding sequence ATGAAAAACAATCGCAGAGACTTTTTAAAAATTACCGGGCTTACAGGAATTAGCCTGGTGGGTTCACGTTTATTCGGAAATACTGCCGGATTAAGTTCTGATATGCATGAATCTCAGGATTCCGGTATCCAAAGATTTAATATGTGCGGATATTCAGCGCCAAAAATAAATACTGTCCGCGTTGGCTTTATAGGTTTAGGCCAAAGGGGGCCTGAACATTTGAAAAATATGACTAAAATGGAGGGGGTTGAAATTAAAGCATTGTGCGACATACGCCCTGAAGTTGTTGACAGTGCCAAAAAGAGCATTGAAGGTTCTATCCATAACCCTGCCATCTATACCGGAAATGAAGAAGAATGGAAGAAACTATGCGACCGCAAGGATATTGATTTGGTATTCATTGCTACCCCCTGGGATATGCATACGCCAATGGCCGTTTATGCTATGGAACAAGGCAAACATGTGTGTTTAGAAGTTCCGGCTGCCGTTACAATTGAAGAATGTTGGCAATTGGTCGATACGTCAGAACGGACACATAAGCATTGCATGATGATGGAAAATTGCTGTTATGACTTCTTTGAGCTACTTACACTTAATATGGCACGACAAGGCTATTTTGGTGAAATTGTGCATGCTGAAGGTGCTTATATTCATAATTTGCTGAACCTAAATTTCAATAAGAATGCATATTGGAAGATGTGGCGTTTGAAAGAGAACGATAAAAGGAATGGAAATTTGTACCCGACACATGGTTTGGGTCCTGTTTGCCAGGTCATGAACATCAACCGGGGTGATAAAATGGATTACATGGTATCAATTTCAGGTAATGATTTTATGATGAGTGAAACAGCTAAAGAACTTGCGGCCAAAGATGACTTTTATAAACCTTTTGTAAATGAAACTTACCGTGGTAACATGAATACCACTTCGATCCGTACCAATAAGGGAAAAACCATTATGATACAGCATGATGTTACCTCACCCAATATTTATTCCAGAATTCATAAAATAAGCGGAACAAAAGGTTCTGCCTTGAAGTACCCGGTTCCGGGCCGGATTGCTAACGGTGGAGAAGATTGGCTATCTGAGCAGGAAGTAAAAGCATTAGGAGAAAAATACCAGCCTGAAATAGTAAAAAAGGTTGGCGAATTGGCTAAGGAAGTTGGTGGACATGGAGGCATGGACTTTCTAATGGATTGGCGTACGATTGATTGTCTTCGTAATGGATTACCATTTGACCAGGACGTGTATGATGCAGCTTTGTGGAGTGTTATCGCACCTTTAAGTGAACAGTCTGTAGCCCATCGTTCAAGTTCTGTGGATATACCTGATTTTACAAGAGGTTCATGGAAAACAAACAAAGCTATTGATATCCTACTCGATAAAGGAGGAGATACAAAAGTAAAATTATAG
- a CDS encoding PLP-dependent cysteine synthase family protein has product MNQKDKAFASVIETIGNTPLVELSRITKGIDGRILAKLEYLNPGFSKKDRIALQIIEDAEREHRLTPGQTVVELTSGNTGTGLAIVCGIKGYPFVAVMSRGNSMERARMMSAFGAEVILVNQLPDSLTGQVSGGDLGMVERETQRIVAERNAFRADQFKLAGNFRAHYLHTGPEILQQSGGIIDAFCDFVGTGGSFAGCAASFKEYKPAIKCYVIEPDGAAVLAGEPVTYPNHRIQGGGYSMPGLMMLRPEHIDGYLKVTDAESIQMTRRLAYEEGIFAGFSSGANVAAALHLLQTSFRGKTIAVIICDSGLKYLSTDLWV; this is encoded by the coding sequence ATGAATCAAAAAGATAAAGCATTTGCATCAGTCATTGAAACCATTGGGAACACTCCTTTGGTTGAACTATCCCGGATCACCAAAGGGATAGATGGGCGTATTCTTGCAAAACTCGAATACCTCAATCCTGGATTTTCAAAGAAAGATCGTATTGCTCTTCAAATCATCGAAGATGCCGAGCGGGAACACAGACTAACTCCGGGTCAAACTGTAGTGGAGTTGACTAGCGGCAATACAGGCACAGGATTAGCAATAGTCTGCGGTATTAAGGGGTATCCCTTTGTAGCGGTAATGTCCAGAGGAAATTCTATGGAAAGGGCACGCATGATGTCTGCCTTTGGCGCTGAAGTTATTCTTGTTAACCAATTACCGGATTCTTTAACAGGACAAGTTTCTGGTGGAGATTTGGGTATGGTTGAACGTGAAACACAGCGTATTGTTGCCGAGCGCAATGCATTTCGTGCCGATCAATTTAAACTTGCAGGCAATTTTCGTGCTCATTATTTGCATACTGGGCCGGAAATCCTGCAACAATCCGGAGGCATCATTGATGCTTTCTGCGATTTTGTTGGGACAGGAGGCTCTTTTGCAGGATGTGCTGCATCTTTCAAAGAGTATAAACCGGCAATAAAGTGTTATGTAATTGAGCCGGATGGAGCGGCTGTACTTGCAGGTGAGCCTGTCACTTATCCTAATCATCGTATTCAGGGAGGTGGCTATTCTATGCCTGGGTTAATGATGCTTCGGCCAGAACACATTGATGGCTATTTAAAAGTTACAGATGCTGAATCTATTCAGATGACAAGAAGATTGGCGTATGAAGAAGGGATTTTTGCTGGATTCTCATCTGGGGCCAATGTTGCAGCAGCATTACATCTTCTTCAGACATCCTTTCGTGGAAAGACAATTGCTGTTATAATCTGTGACTCGGGCTTGAAATATTTAAGCACAGATTTATGGGTATAG
- the agaR gene encoding transcriptional repressor AgaR, producing the protein MGKINQHNTVERRMKIMQMLSAHDQVFVNDLSKEFGVSEVTIRNDLEQLEMKKLLVRARGGAMSINQTVSFDQQLGEKNKINMSEKSRIGKVAAKLINDSDTVIIDSGTTTVEIVKNLSTSLNNVTIITNALNIANQLVSNTNINLIMPGGVLRKNSLCFIGPLAERNLKNFYVDKVFLGVDGFDPSNGISTPNIEEAYMNQIMIEVAREVIVVTDSSKFLRKSLAFICKLDKINIVITDSGILESDKKRLEDANIKVIIA; encoded by the coding sequence ATGGGAAAAATTAATCAGCACAACACAGTTGAAAGACGGATGAAAATCATGCAGATGCTTTCTGCGCATGATCAGGTTTTTGTTAACGATCTCAGCAAAGAATTCGGTGTTAGTGAAGTAACTATCCGTAATGATTTGGAACAACTTGAAATGAAAAAACTTTTAGTTCGTGCACGTGGTGGAGCTATGAGTATAAATCAGACAGTAAGCTTTGACCAGCAACTGGGAGAAAAAAACAAAATAAATATGTCGGAAAAAAGCAGAATTGGCAAAGTTGCGGCTAAGCTTATTAATGATTCTGACACTGTAATAATCGATTCAGGTACAACTACAGTCGAAATCGTAAAAAACCTTTCGACATCGTTGAATAATGTAACTATTATTACCAATGCTTTAAATATCGCTAATCAATTGGTTTCGAATACAAATATCAATTTGATTATGCCCGGCGGAGTATTACGTAAAAATTCATTATGCTTTATTGGCCCGCTAGCTGAAAGAAATCTTAAAAATTTCTATGTCGACAAAGTATTTCTTGGCGTTGATGGCTTTGACCCTTCGAATGGCATTTCAACACCAAACATTGAGGAGGCTTACATGAATCAAATCATGATTGAAGTTGCCCGTGAAGTAATTGTTGTAACCGATTCTTCCAAATTCCTTCGGAAAAGCCTTGCTTTTATTTGTAAGCTCGATAAAATTAACATTGTAATTACTGATTCAGGAATTCTGGAAAGCGATAAAAAGCGACTTGAGGATGCAAATATTAAGGTCATTATAGCCTAA
- a CDS encoding SIS domain-containing protein: MNTNKSSDSVFSKQDKTYTGKEIWNQPVLWQEIFTQVQQEKQSITSFLNKALQHNNLNIVITGAGTSAFIGLSLSGIYGRKSGKHVNAVSTTDLVTHPNDYLSTDSPVLLISFARSGNSPESVAAVSIADQVCSKVFHFIITCDEKGELAKYDTYSPKFVFVLPENANDKSLAMTGSYSGMLLAGLLIARINEIDSLAPQVNVLIQYGQKLLGQSEIFREIAEMSFERAVFLGSGPLLGTATESHLKLQELTDGNIICKRDSFLGFRHGPKAVINNKTLVFLLFSNQQYVIQYETDLIESLHDGQQPLYTVGLIESGTLKAKIDRVFVLSDKGNQLDEEFLPVCFILPAQMIGFYKSIQLGLNPDSPSLSGAINRVVKGVLIYPYENKD; the protein is encoded by the coding sequence ATGAATACGAATAAATCTTCCGATTCAGTTTTTTCGAAGCAGGATAAAACTTATACCGGGAAAGAGATTTGGAATCAGCCAGTATTGTGGCAAGAGATTTTTACCCAGGTCCAGCAGGAAAAACAATCTATCACTTCATTTTTAAATAAAGCACTCCAACACAATAATTTAAATATTGTTATTACAGGAGCTGGAACAAGTGCATTTATTGGTCTTTCTCTTTCTGGTATTTATGGCCGAAAATCAGGAAAACATGTGAATGCGGTTTCAACCACTGATCTGGTTACCCATCCTAACGATTATTTAAGCACTGACAGTCCGGTACTGTTAATATCATTTGCACGTTCAGGGAATAGTCCTGAAAGCGTTGCGGCTGTTAGCATTGCAGATCAGGTTTGTTCAAAAGTGTTCCACTTTATTATTACCTGCGACGAGAAAGGCGAATTGGCAAAATACGACACCTATTCGCCAAAATTTGTTTTTGTTCTTCCTGAAAATGCAAATGATAAAAGTCTGGCCATGACCGGTAGTTATTCAGGAATGCTGCTGGCCGGATTACTTATTGCAAGAATAAATGAAATTGATTCGCTGGCTCCGCAGGTCAACGTGCTTATTCAGTACGGTCAAAAATTACTTGGTCAATCAGAAATATTCAGAGAAATTGCCGAAATGAGTTTCGAAAGGGCTGTTTTTCTTGGATCGGGTCCTTTATTGGGAACAGCTACTGAATCTCATTTAAAATTGCAGGAACTTACCGATGGAAACATCATTTGCAAAAGAGATTCTTTTCTTGGGTTCAGACATGGGCCCAAAGCGGTTATCAATAACAAAACGCTTGTTTTTCTTCTCTTTTCGAATCAACAGTATGTCATTCAATACGAAACCGACCTCATTGAATCACTTCATGACGGACAACAACCTTTATATACAGTTGGACTAATTGAAAGCGGTACTTTAAAAGCAAAAATTGATCGCGTTTTTGTTCTGTCCGATAAAGGAAATCAGCTTGATGAGGAGTTTTTGCCGGTTTGTTTTATTCTTCCTGCCCAAATGATCGGGTTTTATAAATCGATCCAACTTGGATTGAATCCTGATTCGCCATCGTTAAGTGGCGCTATTAACAGGGTAGTAAAAGGTGTTTTAATTTATCCATACGAAAATAAAGATTGA